A portion of the Candidatus Pristimantibacillus lignocellulolyticus genome contains these proteins:
- a CDS encoding YhcN/YlaJ family sporulation lipoprotein, producing MNKRIAFALISASIVLTMSGCGMNSKNVDHNKSRVQSNGNHSILNGNMDGNRNVNPNGNMNGMNGNNNGNLNGNMGVKSNSNDIVEKIQNSIQKVNGVTASTVFVNKDDVIVGVDLKDNAKKAEVEKQVKRAVQKIDGKYKVHVTSDKNMHTRIQDMKSQMTPMDGHPVRDMAKDVGILIEDIGKAITAPLR from the coding sequence ATGAATAAACGCATAGCGTTTGCTCTAATTTCTGCAAGCATTGTTCTAACAATGTCTGGATGCGGAATGAACTCAAAAAATGTTGATCACAACAAATCAAGAGTACAGTCCAATGGAAACCATTCCATATTAAATGGAAATATGGATGGTAACCGAAATGTTAACCCCAATGGTAACATGAATGGCATGAATGGAAACAATAATGGTAATTTGAATGGCAATATGGGGGTAAAGAGTAACTCGAATGATATTGTAGAAAAGATTCAAAACTCCATTCAGAAAGTAAATGGAGTAACTGCATCAACAGTTTTTGTTAATAAAGATGATGTAATCGTTGGTGTTGACTTGAAAGATAATGCTAAAAAAGCAGAAGTCGAAAAACAAGTCAAACGTGCAGTACAGAAAATTGATGGAAAGTACAAAGTTCATGTCACGAGCGATAAAAACATGCACACTCGTATTCAAGATATGAAATCTCAAATGACGCCGATGGACGGACATCCGGTTCGTGATATGGCGAAAGATGTTGGTATTTTAATTGAAGATATTGGTAAAGCAATTACTGCCCCTCTACGTTAA
- a CDS encoding GIY-YIG nuclease family protein codes for MRGKTIKLYIMGDNFKHLKSAELSNWTGKSFIGNRKHVQIIQGLEELSVPGVYFLLSELEGSLLKRIYVGEADEVNKRIAEQFKSKDWWDDFVIFISKDSNLTKSHVRFIEKELYELLARNNTTIELNNSNTPPGSKLPVSDCDDMNDYVDNLVFVLGQLGIIDFTKTKNIQDEILNEKELDNIFFMNVSGRKGELGKIAKLVISDNSYISLKGSYVKKDSTNSFGSHNYSKLRKEFEINNYFISSDSDSFYELTKNIEFNSPSAAAAIVRNSSINGRKVWKLENGMNLDEYENR; via the coding sequence ATGAGAGGGAAAACAATTAAATTATATATAATGGGCGATAATTTTAAGCACTTAAAATCTGCAGAACTTAGTAATTGGACAGGAAAATCATTTATTGGAAACCGAAAACATGTTCAGATAATTCAAGGATTAGAAGAATTATCAGTTCCTGGTGTGTATTTTTTATTATCAGAATTAGAAGGCTCATTACTAAAGAGAATATATGTAGGTGAAGCTGATGAAGTAAATAAGAGAATCGCAGAACAATTTAAATCAAAGGATTGGTGGGACGATTTTGTAATATTTATTAGTAAAGATTCTAACTTAACTAAATCACACGTTAGATTCATTGAGAAAGAACTTTATGAACTATTAGCAAGAAATAATACAACAATTGAGCTAAATAACTCGAACACTCCACCTGGCTCTAAATTACCTGTTTCTGATTGTGATGATATGAATGATTATGTTGATAACCTTGTTTTTGTCCTAGGACAATTAGGAATAATTGATTTTACAAAGACTAAAAATATTCAAGATGAAATACTTAATGAAAAAGAATTAGATAATATATTTTTTATGAATGTATCAGGAAGAAAAGGTGAATTAGGTAAAATAGCTAAATTAGTGATCTCAGATAATAGTTATATTTCATTAAAAGGATCTTATGTAAAAAAAGATTCTACGAATAGCTTTGGTTCTCATAACTACTCAAAGCTAAGAAAAGAGTTTGAAATTAATAATTACTTTATATCTTCAGATAGTGATAGTTTTTATGAACTCACAAAAAATATAGAGTTTAATTCTCCATCAGCAGCTGCTGCTATTGTTCGTAATAGTTCTATTAATGGCAGAAAAGTATGGAAATTGGAGAATGGTATGAATCTAGATGAATATGAAAATCGTTAA
- a CDS encoding sugar ABC transporter permease, protein MKLTRLRSYKSLMAALIFLAPFMILYVWFWIYPIFKGFISSFNSGIFGGKQNFVGLDNYSFMLSDPKFWSSFGNTIYFIVISTPAIVVLGLILALLVNMKLKGTTILRTVYFMPFMLSVSVMGSIWMFILQSRTGLISEITRSLGMKEISFLGSWEMGWMSILIATIWWTVGFNMMLFLAGLQEIPEDIYEASDIDGAGGWKKFWYITMPSLKGVTALVIILQSIASFKLFGQTWLITKGGPGTTTTPLVHYIYQIAFRQWDMGYASAVSFVLFLTIAFISLIQFKFLMKD, encoded by the coding sequence TTGAAACTTACAAGACTCCGTTCTTATAAATCGCTTATGGCTGCTCTTATATTTTTGGCGCCGTTTATGATTTTGTATGTATGGTTTTGGATTTATCCGATATTTAAAGGTTTTATTTCTAGTTTTAATAGCGGAATTTTTGGTGGCAAGCAGAATTTTGTAGGCTTGGATAACTATTCATTTATGTTATCTGATCCGAAGTTTTGGTCATCATTTGGAAATACCATTTACTTCATTGTTATATCGACACCGGCAATCGTAGTTCTCGGTCTTATACTAGCTTTATTAGTAAATATGAAATTAAAAGGTACAACCATTTTAAGAACAGTATACTTTATGCCTTTTATGTTATCTGTATCGGTTATGGGTAGTATCTGGATGTTTATATTACAATCTCGAACTGGGCTAATCTCAGAGATTACAAGATCACTTGGAATGAAAGAGATATCCTTCTTAGGAAGCTGGGAAATGGGATGGATGTCAATTCTCATTGCTACCATCTGGTGGACTGTTGGATTTAATATGATGCTATTTTTAGCTGGATTACAAGAGATACCAGAAGATATTTATGAAGCATCTGATATTGATGGCGCTGGTGGCTGGAAAAAGTTCTGGTACATTACAATGCCTTCATTAAAAGGGGTAACAGCTCTAGTTATTATTTTGCAATCGATAGCATCCTTTAAATTATTTGGTCAAACTTGGTTAATAACGAAGGGCGGTCCAGGTACTACGACAACTCCGCTCGTACACTATATTTATCAAATCGCATTTAGACAATGGGATATGGGTTATGCATCAGCGGTATCATTTGTACTGTTTTTAACAATCGCATTTATTTCACTGATACAATTTAAGTTTTTGATGAAAGATTAA
- a CDS encoding helix-turn-helix domain-containing protein, producing the protein MKILQLNMEEAIQFAKVIGNEQRMNILKILSTGPHNVNELSEKLGIPFSSTAVNVKKLEDVGLIATELIPGRGTQKVNTKIFDRIIIDLFTEDKLTGKNNIKIDMPIGEYVECQAEPSCGLVGVNDYIGLQDDPRSFYEPGRKEAQLLYFRQGYVEYRFPNRIPYGKISEEIEFSAEICSEAPYHKLDWPSDITVWINEIEIGTWTSPSDFGGLRGFNTPDWWQTYFTQYGLLKHWKINERGSFVDGTLISNVTVQDLNLNVKPYVSFRIGVKQDAVNMGGLNLFGHSFGNYSQGIIMNLRHNE; encoded by the coding sequence TTGAAAATTCTTCAACTTAATATGGAGGAAGCCATCCAATTTGCAAAAGTAATAGGTAACGAGCAGCGGATGAACATATTGAAAATTCTTAGCACTGGACCTCATAATGTGAATGAATTATCTGAAAAGCTAGGAATACCTTTCTCATCAACTGCGGTAAATGTGAAAAAATTAGAAGATGTTGGTCTAATAGCTACTGAACTTATACCAGGCAGAGGTACACAAAAAGTAAATACAAAAATTTTTGATCGCATAATAATTGATTTATTTACCGAAGATAAATTAACAGGGAAAAATAATATTAAGATAGATATGCCAATTGGTGAATATGTGGAATGTCAAGCTGAGCCTAGTTGTGGTCTAGTTGGCGTTAATGATTACATTGGCTTGCAAGATGACCCTAGATCATTCTACGAACCAGGTAGAAAAGAAGCGCAACTCTTATACTTCAGACAAGGGTATGTAGAATATCGTTTCCCTAATCGTATTCCGTACGGCAAAATATCTGAGGAAATTGAATTTAGTGCAGAAATATGTTCGGAAGCTCCATACCACAAACTAGATTGGCCTTCGGATATTACAGTATGGATTAATGAGATCGAAATAGGCACATGGACTTCTCCAAGTGATTTTGGTGGACTTCGAGGATTTAATACCCCTGACTGGTGGCAAACGTATTTTACTCAATATGGTTTGCTAAAACATTGGAAAATCAATGAACGAGGTAGCTTTGTAGATGGTACTTTGATTTCTAATGTTACAGTTCAAGATTTGAATCTAAATGTAAAGCCATATGTTTCATTTAGAATTGGCGTGAAACAGGATGCTGTCAATATGGGCGGATTAAATCTGTTTGGTCATAGCTTTGGAAACTATAGTCAAGGAATTATTATGAACTTGCGCCACAACGAATAG
- the sigK gene encoding RNA polymerase sporulation sigma factor SigK, whose translation MPGFFSSIALFIKQLTLLVSYVKNNAFPQPLKEDEEQYHLAQMALGDADSRNILIEHNLRLVAHIVKKFDNTGEDQEDLISIGTIGLIKAIESFQTGKGTKLATFAARCIENEILMHLRSLKKTRKDVSLHDPIGTDKEGNEITLIDILGNDIDDIADQVQLEMEKSKIYKNLSILDDREKEVVITRFGLLNGGDERTQREIAKDLGISRSYVSRIEKRALMKLYHEFYKGKR comes from the coding sequence ATGCCAGGTTTTTTCTCATCAATAGCGTTGTTCATTAAGCAACTCACTTTATTAGTATCCTATGTTAAGAACAATGCGTTTCCTCAGCCTTTAAAGGAGGATGAAGAGCAATATCATCTAGCGCAGATGGCACTTGGTGATGCTGACTCCCGCAACATACTTATAGAGCATAACCTTCGACTAGTTGCTCATATCGTCAAGAAGTTTGACAACACTGGTGAAGATCAAGAAGATCTCATTTCAATCGGAACGATCGGCTTAATAAAAGCGATTGAAAGCTTTCAGACTGGTAAAGGTACAAAGCTAGCTACTTTTGCAGCGAGATGTATTGAGAACGAAATACTTATGCACCTTAGATCCCTGAAGAAGACTCGCAAAGATGTCTCCTTGCATGATCCGATTGGTACAGATAAAGAAGGCAATGAAATCACTCTAATAGATATTCTAGGCAATGATATTGATGATATTGCTGACCAAGTGCAGCTTGAGATGGAAAAAAGTAAAATATATAAAAACTTGAGTATATTAGATGATCGTGAAAAGGAAGTTGTGATTACCCGCTTCGGACTGCTCAATGGCGGTGATGAACGTACACAGCGTGAAATAGCGAAGGATCTTGGGATTAGTCGGAGTTATGTGTCAAGGATTGAGAAGCGTGCGCTGATGAAGCTTTATCATGAGTTTTATAAGGGGAAGCGGTAA
- a CDS encoding MFS transporter has translation MALLLRNRGSILLLMINIFIVFVGIGLVIPILPKYMELLHISGSQIGLMVATFSISQLIFSPIAGRISDRLGRKPVIITGMLVFALAEWIFGASNNIPLLFIARALGGVGAALIMPAVLAYAADVTTKEERAQGMGFINAAITTGFIIGPGIGGFVAQYGVRIPFYGAAIAGLIAAIITFIFLPARVEIADKDVAESLPDDKASIPLWKQLALSVKEPYFMSLVIIFIASFGLANFETVFTLYVNDKFGFSTVDIAYIITFGSIAGAVIQATAFGAILNKFGEFKVITACLFGSALFIVLTLFVHKYWLIFAVTFLVFLAMDILRPALGTLMSKMTTNEQGYVAGLNSAYTSLGNILGPIIAGMLYDINIDYPYLLAGVVLFLCFILSATTGRKYLTAPSN, from the coding sequence ATGGCTTTATTATTACGTAATCGTGGGTCAATCCTATTATTAATGATCAACATTTTTATTGTCTTTGTCGGGATTGGACTAGTCATCCCAATCTTACCCAAATATATGGAGCTATTGCATATAAGCGGTAGCCAAATCGGACTTATGGTTGCTACCTTTTCAATTTCTCAACTCATCTTCTCACCGATTGCTGGTAGAATTTCAGATCGTCTCGGCAGAAAACCGGTCATTATTACCGGAATGCTTGTTTTCGCATTAGCTGAATGGATATTTGGAGCATCTAATAATATACCCTTACTATTTATTGCACGAGCGCTTGGAGGAGTGGGTGCTGCTTTAATAATGCCAGCAGTACTTGCTTATGCGGCTGATGTTACAACTAAGGAAGAACGCGCGCAAGGAATGGGCTTTATTAATGCTGCAATAACAACTGGCTTCATCATCGGACCAGGTATCGGTGGATTCGTAGCCCAATATGGCGTAAGAATTCCATTCTATGGTGCTGCAATTGCTGGACTAATCGCTGCAATAATTACTTTTATATTTTTACCTGCTCGAGTAGAAATTGCTGATAAAGATGTCGCAGAATCATTACCTGATGATAAAGCTTCCATACCGCTTTGGAAACAACTTGCACTTTCAGTAAAAGAACCTTACTTCATGAGTTTAGTCATTATTTTCATCGCATCGTTCGGGCTTGCAAATTTCGAGACGGTCTTTACACTATATGTTAATGACAAATTCGGATTTAGTACCGTCGATATCGCATATATTATTACATTCGGCTCAATCGCTGGCGCCGTCATTCAAGCTACCGCATTTGGCGCCATATTGAACAAATTTGGTGAATTCAAAGTTATCACTGCCTGTCTCTTTGGATCAGCCTTATTCATTGTATTAACGCTATTTGTCCATAAATACTGGCTTATATTCGCAGTAACTTTCCTTGTATTTTTGGCAATGGATATTCTTAGACCCGCTTTAGGTACATTGATGTCGAAGATGACTACGAACGAACAAGGTTATGTTGCTGGTTTAAATTCAGCTTACACAAGTCTTGGTAATATTCTTGGTCCAATTATTGCTGGTATGCTGTACGATATTAATATTGATTATCCTTATCTTTTAGCAGGCGTCGTCTTATTCTTATGCTTTATCCTTTCAGCTACAACTGGGCGTAAATACTTGACTGCACCTTCAAATTAA
- a CDS encoding ABC transporter substrate-binding protein, whose amino-acid sequence MRKYNKTVALLLVLCLTLVACSSGNTGNKKNESTSNGGGGSTNSGTEVVDLNFWVPFSGTDGEYMENMVKAYNESQSEVNVKFMNSNWDNYYPKLQTALVSNSAPDVAVAHVSKLASLMPTEKVAVLDDLATEAGLDWSTFSENQLQATVIDGKHYAVPLDTHAVIMYFNKKHLSDAGLLNEDGTIKMEQTAEGFTEMLRALKKTLPADVSPLIIGSNNVFTYWIWYALVNQQGGSVFTDGQPTVNTPEAKVAMELIKSWIDEGLALPDIGDQSYDIFKTGKAAVTFSGVWATGNFETNKDLDFAAVPFPQLFAQPAAWGDSHTVFVPTQDNKEKQVAAVKFADWLASNGHMWAVAGHVPVKTTVLESEAYTSLPYRSSYADVINDVVYGPKLQNLGSIEDTILESLVEINYGMSSVEDGLAKAQKNAETILNK is encoded by the coding sequence ATGAGAAAGTATAATAAGACAGTAGCGTTGTTGTTAGTACTATGTTTAACGTTGGTGGCATGTTCATCAGGAAATACTGGTAATAAGAAAAATGAAAGCACTTCCAATGGTGGAGGAGGTTCAACTAATTCAGGGACTGAAGTTGTAGACTTAAATTTCTGGGTACCATTCAGTGGAACTGATGGCGAGTACATGGAAAACATGGTAAAAGCTTATAACGAATCACAATCAGAAGTTAATGTTAAATTCATGAATAGTAACTGGGATAACTATTATCCTAAATTGCAAACTGCACTAGTATCTAATTCTGCTCCAGATGTAGCAGTAGCTCACGTATCTAAGCTAGCTAGCTTGATGCCAACTGAGAAGGTTGCAGTACTTGATGATTTGGCAACTGAAGCAGGTCTTGATTGGTCTACTTTCAGTGAGAATCAATTACAAGCAACAGTGATTGATGGTAAACACTATGCAGTACCATTGGACACTCATGCTGTTATTATGTACTTCAACAAAAAACATTTGAGTGATGCAGGTCTTCTTAACGAAGATGGCACAATTAAAATGGAGCAAACTGCTGAAGGATTCACAGAAATGCTTCGAGCATTGAAAAAGACACTTCCTGCTGATGTATCTCCGTTAATCATTGGTAGTAATAATGTGTTCACGTACTGGATCTGGTATGCACTTGTTAACCAACAAGGTGGTAGCGTATTCACAGACGGTCAACCGACAGTTAATACACCTGAAGCAAAAGTAGCTATGGAACTTATTAAATCTTGGATTGATGAAGGTTTAGCGCTTCCTGATATCGGCGATCAAAGTTACGATATTTTCAAAACTGGTAAAGCAGCTGTAACATTCTCAGGCGTATGGGCTACAGGTAACTTTGAAACGAATAAAGATCTTGATTTTGCAGCAGTTCCATTCCCACAATTGTTTGCTCAACCTGCAGCATGGGGTGATTCTCATACGGTGTTTGTTCCTACTCAAGATAATAAAGAAAAACAAGTTGCAGCAGTTAAATTTGCTGATTGGTTAGCATCTAATGGACACATGTGGGCAGTTGCTGGTCACGTTCCAGTGAAAACTACGGTACTAGAATCTGAAGCTTATACATCATTACCATACCGTTCATCTTATGCTGATGTAATTAATGATGTTGTATATGGACCTAAATTACAAAATCTTGGTTCAATTGAAGATACAATCCTAGAATCTCTAGTTGAAATTAACTATGGTATGTCTTCTGTTGAAGATGGTCTAGCAAAAGCACAGAAAAATGCAGAAACAATATTGAATAAATAA
- the sigK gene encoding RNA polymerase sporulation sigma factor SigK, with amino-acid sequence MLKKFDNTGEDQEDLISIGTIGLIKAIESFQTGKGTKLATFAARCIENEILMHLRSLKKTRKDVSLHDPIGTDKEGNEITLIDILGNDIDDIADQVQLEMEKSKIYKNLSILDDREKEIVITRFGLLNGGDERTQREIAKDLGISRSYVSRIEKRALMKLYHEFYKGKR; translated from the coding sequence ATCCTCAAGAAGTTTGACAACACTGGTGAAGATCAAGAAGATCTCATTTCCATCGGAACGATCGGCTTAATTAAAGCGATTGAAAGCTTTCAAACTGGTAAAGGTACGAAGCTCGCTACCTTTGCAGCAAGATGTATTGAGAACGAAATACTTATGCACCTTAGATCCCTAAAGAAGACTCGTAAAGACGTTTCCTTACATGATCCGATTGGTACAGATAAAGAAGGCAATGAAATCACTCTAATAGATATTCTAGGTAATGATATTGATGATATTGCTGACCAAGTGCAGCTTGAGATGGAAAAAAGTAAAATATATAAAAACTTGAGTATATTAGATGATCGTGAAAAGGAAATTGTGATTACCCGCTTCGGACTGCTCAATGGCGGTGATGAACGTACACAGCGTGAAATAGCGAAGGATCTTGGGATTAGTAGGAGTTATGTTTCAAGGATTGAGAAACGTGCGCTAATGAAGCTTTATCATGAGTTTTACAAGGGGAAAAGGTAA
- a CDS encoding ImmA/IrrE family metallo-endopeptidase, which produces MLGFFTNYKRCPVIHTNHNLEYQLQRFTCAHEFGHYILHPKVNVPFLRKTISNP; this is translated from the coding sequence ATGCTTGGATTTTTTACTAACTATAAGCGTTGCCCTGTCATACATACTAATCACAACTTAGAGTATCAACTTCAACGCTTCACTTGTGCACATGAATTTGGACATTATATTTTACATCCTAAAGTCAATGTTCCCTTCCTTAGAAAAACAATTTCCAATCCATAG
- a CDS encoding carbohydrate ABC transporter permease, with protein sequence MLIIQRSKLSRIMSYFFAYFFAAIMLLPLIWMVLSAFKEPGSTVTVVKNLIAPPFTLESFARVLKPDGTAMMWRWTLNSVLVGLVQTAITIVLSSWAAYAVSRIPFKGKTFVFALILAGMMVPMESIVVPLFEMIADLGWVNSYNALIWPGMMLPLAFLILKQFIDQLPNELLEAARIDGAGTFRIWWSIIWPLSTSSMAAVGIFIFISSWNNLLWPMLVAQETSMMTLPVGIPTFQSTFATDLAVPMASNVLASLPALIVFLLFQRNIIKGISMTGIK encoded by the coding sequence GTGCTAATAATTCAACGAAGCAAGTTAAGTAGAATCATGTCTTACTTCTTTGCGTATTTCTTCGCAGCTATTATGTTATTGCCATTAATATGGATGGTATTGTCTGCGTTCAAAGAACCAGGATCTACTGTTACTGTTGTGAAAAATTTGATCGCACCACCCTTTACATTGGAAAGCTTCGCACGAGTACTGAAACCAGATGGAACAGCTATGATGTGGCGTTGGACACTCAACAGTGTATTAGTAGGATTAGTACAGACGGCGATTACTATAGTATTAAGTTCATGGGCAGCGTATGCGGTATCTCGTATCCCATTCAAAGGTAAAACATTCGTATTTGCACTTATTCTTGCCGGTATGATGGTTCCGATGGAATCTATCGTCGTTCCTCTATTCGAGATGATCGCCGATCTTGGTTGGGTTAATAGTTATAATGCATTGATCTGGCCGGGAATGATGTTACCACTTGCATTTCTAATACTGAAACAATTTATCGATCAACTGCCGAATGAATTGCTTGAAGCAGCGAGAATTGATGGTGCAGGAACATTCCGTATTTGGTGGTCCATTATATGGCCGTTATCAACTAGCTCAATGGCTGCTGTAGGGATATTCATTTTCATCTCTTCTTGGAATAACTTGTTATGGCCAATGTTAGTAGCTCAAGAAACATCGATGATGACACTACCAGTAGGTATCCCAACATTCCAAAGTACATTTGCCACAGACTTGGCAGTACCTATGGCATCGAATGTTCTAGCTAGTTTACCAGCGCTAATCGTATTTTTATTGTTCCAAAGAAATATTATTAAAGGAATTTCCATGACAGGAATTAAATAG
- a CDS encoding phage holin family protein: MEFIFDNEIYLLVKQYIEPEMLIVVPTLLFLGWMMKSTPKVPDWLIPYINTVVGILAGIAMTPSIVDGIIQGVLVSAMSVLIYNLYRQWKHKKGKDSNSDSDQI; encoded by the coding sequence ATGGAATTTATTTTCGATAATGAGATATACCTTCTTGTGAAGCAATATATTGAACCAGAGATGCTAATTGTTGTTCCTACATTGTTGTTTCTAGGATGGATGATGAAATCCACTCCGAAAGTGCCTGATTGGCTAATCCCTTATATTAATACGGTAGTAGGCATTTTAGCAGGTATTGCAATGACTCCGTCCATCGTTGATGGTATTATTCAAGGTGTTCTAGTGTCGGCAATGTCCGTCCTTATTTACAATTTATATCGCCAGTGGAAACATAAAAAAGGAAAAGATTCTAACAGTGATTCTGATCAGATCTAA